A DNA window from Chryseobacterium sp. MEBOG06 contains the following coding sequences:
- a CDS encoding monovalent cation:proton antiporter-2 (CPA2) family protein: MESSLAMNTLIFLGVAIIMVPLARKFGLSSVIGYILGGIIIGPYVLRLTGNNVNDIMHASEFGVIMLLFIVGLELEPRKFWEMRKKIMGLGLSQMLLTISLLFIVFITVGWRVDKAIAVAMCFALSSTAIVLQTLQEKNNLKTTAGEASFSTLLFQDISVIPILAILPIIANYKAKHHDNEIQILIQRLPEWLQAGTVIFGVVLLILLGRYVFVPFLRYVSKSGMTELLTASSLFLVIGVSELMIVIGLSPALGAFLAGVMLANSEFRHELEAQINPFKGLLLAVFFVSVGSTINFNIIQKDPLFIFSTVFAVLSVKFVVLYAIGKFFKIDTPQSFFYAFALSQVGEFAFVLINYASDLYLLSPELNAQLMAVTAITMCITPILLIINERFITPKFIKEIPEEDHDFNILDSDVAQKKIIIVGFGHFGSTVGRLLKANKISATVLDRDSDRVKLLRSYGFKVYYGDATRIPILRAAGIEDAEILVLCLDDPDDNMFIAELVREHYPDVKIFVRAKNRIDAYEYLNNGINHIYRETLGTAVDMAVDVLHETGMRKYAARRLGQRFMAIDKASVRKLAKMAEDQDVTLFSTKEILQREEELLAYDNLNFDHRNWDSSSSAEEDEEESQE, from the coding sequence ATGGAATCCAGCTTAGCGATGAACACATTAATTTTTCTGGGTGTAGCCATTATTATGGTTCCATTAGCCAGAAAATTCGGATTGAGTTCTGTTATCGGATATATTTTAGGAGGAATCATTATAGGACCCTATGTACTCAGACTCACGGGAAATAATGTAAATGATATCATGCATGCCAGTGAATTTGGTGTAATTATGCTCCTTTTTATTGTAGGTCTGGAACTGGAACCCCGGAAATTCTGGGAAATGCGGAAGAAAATAATGGGATTGGGTCTCTCTCAGATGCTTCTCACCATTTCATTACTCTTCATAGTATTTATCACTGTCGGATGGAGGGTAGATAAAGCGATAGCTGTTGCTATGTGTTTTGCCTTATCTTCTACAGCTATTGTTCTGCAGACATTACAGGAAAAAAACAATCTTAAAACCACAGCAGGAGAAGCCTCATTCTCTACCCTTTTATTTCAGGATATTTCTGTCATTCCTATTTTGGCAATTCTTCCCATTATTGCCAATTATAAAGCAAAACATCATGATAACGAAATCCAGATCCTGATACAGAGACTTCCGGAATGGCTTCAGGCAGGCACTGTAATTTTCGGGGTTGTTTTATTGATTTTATTAGGCAGGTATGTATTCGTACCTTTTCTACGCTACGTTTCTAAATCCGGGATGACGGAACTGTTGACCGCTTCGTCTTTATTTCTTGTTATTGGTGTCTCTGAACTGATGATTGTTATTGGGCTTTCTCCTGCATTAGGAGCTTTCCTTGCAGGGGTAATGCTTGCCAACAGTGAGTTCAGGCATGAACTGGAAGCACAGATCAATCCGTTTAAAGGACTGCTTTTAGCTGTTTTTTTTGTCAGTGTTGGCTCAACGATCAATTTCAATATCATTCAAAAAGATCCTTTATTTATTTTCAGTACTGTTTTTGCGGTACTAAGTGTGAAGTTCGTCGTTTTGTATGCTATCGGAAAATTTTTCAAAATAGATACTCCACAGAGTTTTTTCTATGCTTTTGCCCTTTCGCAGGTAGGAGAATTTGCTTTTGTCCTGATCAACTATGCTTCGGACCTCTATCTTCTAAGTCCGGAACTTAATGCACAATTAATGGCTGTTACAGCTATTACGATGTGCATCACTCCTATCCTTCTGATCATTAATGAACGTTTTATAACCCCGAAATTCATTAAAGAAATACCTGAAGAAGATCATGATTTCAATATTCTCGACAGTGATGTAGCTCAAAAAAAGATCATCATCGTAGGATTCGGGCATTTTGGAAGTACCGTGGGACGTCTTTTAAAAGCGAATAAAATTTCGGCCACTGTTCTGGACAGAGATTCGGACCGTGTGAAGCTGCTGAGAAGCTATGGCTTTAAGGTTTATTATGGTGATGCTACCAGAATTCCTATTTTAAGAGCTGCAGGAATTGAAGATGCCGAGATTCTGGTGTTGTGCCTCGATGATCCTGATGACAATATGTTTATTGCAGAATTGGTACGTGAGCATTATCCCGATGTGAAAATTTTTGTAAGGGCAAAAAACAGAATTGATGCCTATGAATATCTTAATAACGGAATCAATCATATTTACCGTGAAACATTAGGAACAGCCGTGGATATGGCCGTAGATGTACTTCATGAAACAGGAATGAGAAAGTATGCTGCCAGACGTCTTGGACAAAGATTTATGGCTATTGATAAGGCCTCTGTAAGAAAACTGGCAAAAATGGCAGAAGACCAGGATGTTACTTTATTCAGTACAAAAGAAATCCTCCAGCGTGAGGAGGAATTATTAGCTTATGATAATCTTAATTTTGATCATAGAAACTGGGACTCTTCCTCATCGGCTGAAGAAGATGAAGAAGAATCTCAGGAATGA
- a CDS encoding NAD(P)H-dependent oxidoreductase, which produces MKKTLVVFAHPYLEHSNSNVELINFYVRHQHYTLRDLYEEYPDFHIAAFRERKRLKNYDRFVFQFPLIWFGMPPLLRLWIDEVFDRDWLKEGEYNPLEGKEVYILITTGGKERSFSKNGTYGYTIDELISGLIVSLKVFKANIKHIKIVYEANKLSKKDIILHKKEFTELLNQ; this is translated from the coding sequence ATGAAGAAGACGCTGGTAGTATTTGCACACCCTTATCTGGAGCACTCCAATTCGAATGTAGAGCTTATCAATTTCTACGTCCGCCACCAGCATTATACCTTGAGAGATCTTTACGAAGAATATCCTGACTTCCATATTGCCGCTTTCAGAGAAAGAAAACGCCTTAAGAACTATGACCGTTTCGTATTCCAGTTTCCATTAATATGGTTTGGAATGCCTCCCCTCCTCCGCTTGTGGATAGATGAGGTTTTCGATAGAGACTGGCTCAAAGAAGGCGAGTACAATCCATTAGAAGGAAAAGAGGTCTATATCCTGATTACAACAGGCGGTAAAGAAAGATCTTTCAGTAAAAACGGAACTTATGGATATACCATTGATGAACTCATCAGCGGGCTGATTGTTTCACTAAAGGTTTTCAAGGCTAATATCAAACATATTAAGATCGTATACGAAGCCAATAAGCTTTCAAAAAAAGACATTATTTTACACAAAAAAGAATTTACAGAACTACTCAATCAATAG
- a CDS encoding TPM domain-containing protein, which yields MKLRSLKIVFSFLLLCFYTFVSAQYTVPEKPAILYPVFDEAGLLSQQQKDELNNKLIKFADSTSTEIEVVIIRSTKGEDVNFLATMFGEKWKIGKKGIDNGVVFLIATEDHTMSIQQGRAVEQYLTASVAGQILDYIVTPNFKKGLWYEGINGGTSAIMEAVQGKFKPVATTAPSGNGSALKVLLIAFVIFIIIAILFGNKGGGGGGGNNDDDDDVIITRRGRRNYPGGFFPFPGGFGGGGFGGGSSGGGFGGFGGGGSFGGGGASGGW from the coding sequence ATGAAATTACGTTCTCTTAAAATAGTATTTTCATTTCTATTGCTTTGCTTTTACACATTTGTATCAGCACAGTACACCGTTCCCGAAAAACCAGCAATACTCTATCCTGTTTTTGATGAAGCCGGTCTTCTTTCTCAGCAGCAAAAAGATGAACTGAATAATAAACTGATCAAGTTTGCCGATTCTACCTCAACAGAAATTGAAGTAGTGATCATCCGCTCCACCAAAGGAGAAGATGTCAACTTTCTGGCAACCATGTTTGGCGAAAAATGGAAAATCGGAAAAAAAGGAATAGATAACGGAGTGGTATTCCTGATTGCGACAGAAGACCATACAATGTCTATCCAACAGGGACGGGCTGTAGAACAATATCTGACAGCTTCAGTAGCAGGACAGATCCTTGATTATATTGTTACCCCAAATTTTAAGAAGGGACTTTGGTACGAGGGAATCAATGGCGGAACCTCAGCCATTATGGAAGCTGTTCAGGGGAAATTCAAGCCTGTAGCTACTACAGCACCTTCCGGTAATGGAAGCGCATTGAAAGTGCTCCTGATTGCTTTTGTTATTTTTATCATCATTGCGATCCTCTTTGGCAACAAAGGCGGCGGTGGTGGCGGTGGAAATAATGACGACGACGATGATGTGATCATTACCCGCAGAGGACGCAGAAACTATCCCGGAGGCTTTTTCCCATTCCCTGGTGGTTTTGGAGGCGGTGGATTCGGTGGTGGCAGTTCCGGTGGCGGTTTTGGAGGCTTTGGCGGTGGAGGAAGTTTCGGAGGCGGTGGTGCTTCCGGAGGATGGTAA
- a CDS encoding TPM domain-containing protein, with protein sequence MGNYLTNQQIASLVEAIQSAEDHSTGEIRVHIDSNTEDQMAKTAFEVFRELCMDKTADRNAVLFHVNFEKKYLTIIGDIGIHEKVNQSYWDHLHDYITAEFAKGNYYKALKSAILETGIELKKHFPVKGENPNQLPNEITFS encoded by the coding sequence ATGGGTAATTACCTTACAAATCAACAGATCGCTTCCCTTGTGGAAGCGATTCAGTCTGCGGAAGATCATTCTACGGGAGAGATCAGGGTGCATATTGATTCCAATACAGAAGACCAGATGGCAAAAACAGCTTTTGAAGTCTTCAGGGAACTCTGTATGGATAAGACAGCCGATAGAAACGCAGTGCTTTTTCATGTTAATTTTGAAAAAAAGTACCTGACTATCATTGGTGATATCGGGATTCATGAAAAGGTAAACCAATCTTACTGGGATCACCTGCATGATTACATTACTGCAGAATTTGCTAAAGGAAATTATTACAAAGCACTGAAAAGTGCTATCCTGGAAACAGGAATTGAACTCAAAAAACATTTTCCTGTAAAAGGAGAAAACCCAAACCAACTCCCAAATGAAATTACGTTCTCTTAA
- a CDS encoding LemA family protein — protein sequence MKNKGCLGAGTIGIALLIIVAVLFFWGKSGYNSFVNKEQTVNAKWSNVETVYQKRANLIPNLERTVKSYSKFEQETLTQVVEARSKATSINIDPTNMTDADIAKFQAAQGELSGALSRLMAVVESYPNLKADQQYINFQREYTAIENSIRTETVYYNDAAQDYNTSIKTFPNNILANFTNFKEKPYFKADAGAQKAPEVFK from the coding sequence ATGAAAAATAAAGGATGTCTGGGTGCAGGAACCATTGGTATCGCCCTCCTTATTATTGTTGCCGTTTTATTCTTCTGGGGAAAAAGCGGATATAACAGTTTTGTTAATAAAGAACAGACTGTCAACGCAAAATGGTCGAACGTAGAAACTGTATATCAGAAAAGGGCCAACCTTATTCCCAACCTTGAAAGAACGGTAAAATCGTATTCAAAATTTGAACAGGAAACTTTAACGCAGGTTGTTGAAGCGCGTTCTAAAGCAACTTCTATCAACATCGATCCTACTAACATGACTGATGCTGATATTGCTAAATTCCAGGCTGCTCAGGGAGAACTATCAGGAGCATTAAGCAGATTGATGGCAGTAGTAGAATCTTATCCTAATTTAAAAGCAGACCAGCAGTATATCAATTTCCAAAGAGAATATACCGCTATTGAAAACAGTATCAGAACAGAAACTGTTTATTACAATGACGCTGCACAGGATTACAACACTTCTATAAAGACTTTCCCGAATAATATTTTGGCGAATTTCACCAATTTTAAAGAAAAACCTTATTTCAAAGCTGATGCAGGAGCTCAGAAAGCACCTGAAGTATTCAAATAA
- a CDS encoding dihydrofolate reductase, with translation MTTIVVAMGEKNEIGFENQLLWHLPTDLKHFKDITSGHPVIMGRKTYESIGKALPNRTNIVVSRKKNWFEEGILIVGSIKEAMKFAKKIDEEVFIIGGGNIYEQTMDIADRLEVTLVKADLKADTFFPKINEKIWKKTNEVCHEKDEKNAYDFCFQTFEKIKSE, from the coding sequence ATGACAACAATAGTGGTGGCAATGGGAGAAAAAAATGAAATTGGTTTTGAAAACCAGTTGCTTTGGCATCTTCCTACAGATTTAAAACATTTTAAAGATATTACTTCAGGACATCCGGTGATCATGGGGCGAAAAACCTATGAAAGTATTGGAAAAGCCCTTCCGAACCGCACCAACATTGTTGTTTCAAGAAAGAAAAACTGGTTTGAAGAAGGGATTCTTATTGTAGGCAGCATCAAGGAAGCAATGAAGTTTGCAAAAAAAATTGATGAAGAAGTCTTTATTATCGGTGGAGGTAATATCTATGAACAGACTATGGATATCGCAGACAGATTAGAGGTTACTTTAGTAAAAGCTGATCTGAAAGCAGATACTTTTTTCCCGAAAATAAATGAGAAGATCTGGAAAAAAACAAACGAAGTCTGCCATGAGAAAGATGAGAAAAACGCTTATGATTTCTGTTTCCAGACATTTGAAAAAATTAAAAGCGAGTAA